In Fragaria vesca subsp. vesca linkage group LG1, FraVesHawaii_1.0, whole genome shotgun sequence, the sequence GGAGTTAAGTCGAGACGACGAATTACGTCATTGTCAATAACAATCTCGAATCTGCCTTCACTTGGTGGCATTGGAGGCTCAACCTTAGATGTGTCTGTCAAATATGCACCACAAAAGCAACTTAGAGCTTGGATAAAGGGATGAACAAAAAAGCACCACATGACTTAAAAATTTACCAATAACAGTTAGCTTTTGAAGAAAAACAAGGGCTTTGTTAGTTGTTACCTTCATCATCATCATAGAGAGATATGTCAAAATTCCCAGAAGGGTTGAAGGCAACTGAGACAGCTACTTGGCCTTGCTGCCTATACAAGTGTGAAATAGGCAAAGAGGCCATGGAGTCTGAGATGGGTCTGGAGGGAGTGTTCCATGGATTCTGCCTTGAGCTTGAAGAAGAACAAATCGGAAGCAGTGTTTGGAAGACTGCAGCCATTGCTTAAGTTGTGTGAGCTATGAACTGGATATAGTCTGTGACAGTTGATGCATGCATTGTAGCCTTGTGTTTTCTGAATGTTCATATCCCTTTATGGGATTTGTATATTCCAGAGTCCAGACGTCTCCTTCTATACCATACAACTCATTCATTATCCTTTTGCTCCTTATTCTTTAACTTGGGTTGGCCACATGCCATTTCATGAATTCAGTGTCCACACCTGCCTTGAATTTAGGCCCAACATTAGTTGCTTAATGTTATTCAAGTTTAAAATGTTTGATAAACCGTCCCAAGTTTCATTCCAAATGCCGAGATTGTTTTTGTTTGTAACGGTAATTCTTCGTGTTTACCAACAGGAAGGTGGAGCGTGAAGGCAGCGGCCAACCCCATTTCCAAAATGATGAGTTCATTCTTCATTTCTTCATATGGAATGAGGCACTGATAACATATCAAATTAAATCAGTTGACGTTACTGTCATTATAATTTTCATTGAGCTAATGATATGATTTAAGAAAAAAATTGTAGGTATTCGATTTCGTGTTATGACTTCTGACCGTTGTGAATAAGAAGATTTGAGTTGTTTAATCGTGTGGATTCGTCCTCAAGATTTTTGGCTGTCAATATTCGGTTGCTGCCACATGGAAGATTGAAGTTAGTAGCCAAAGCATTCTCTATTATTATATATGGAATAAAATGTGAAGTGACACCATTTAAAGGACGTGTTGCGATAATACCTCACACCACATTCCTAAATATCATGTTACCAAATGACCAAAAACTCCACTCAGTTATCTTTCAATTTGTTTTGTTAAATGACTTAAATCAAAGATATATGATAATTAAGGATTGATATCAAGTGTTTTAAAGAAAGGACGTTTCACCCAATTTAGCTCTTCAAGTCTTCACAAAACACCTCTTTTCAAAAAATCTCATGATACAAGTAACAATTAATTTGCAATGACTCGAATGTGATATTCAATGCATTAATTATGTGTATTGAATTTCATCTTAACGAATAAATAGAAATGAAATATCTAACGGGTCATATCAGAAGTTTTAAGTAATAAGATTATTTGTCATTCATCCAACTCCATCACTATTGTAGACGCAATTCTCATATGCCATATTTCATGTGATGGTAATCGTTTGATGCAACAATCCACATGCCATACCAAACGGCTACACATAAATATAGACAAAATAGGCTATACATACGGTCCTAAAAATGAACAAGTTCATCATGTACTGGTGTAGTATGAATGGTCATGTAAAGAACCCTACAAAAGACCATTTGGTGACCACAAGGGCAGATCCAGCCTCTTGTGGGTGGGGCTCAAGCCCAACCAAAGAAATTAGGGGAAAAAAAAAAAAAACTAGGTATAGATATACTTTTTTAGGTGATATATCATATATGCCCAGCCACCAAGTGACCAACCCAACCCACCCAACTATCCAACATATTACCCAACAACCCAAGTCCATAAATCCACAATCATCACTCATCCACCAAGTCAACTTCCTTCACCGAATGAGTCCTTCAACTTAAACACTAATAGTCTAAAACACGTATGACCTCACCTGCTGTTCCCCTCCGCCTCCAGCCCTCCACTCACCTATCCGGCTATCCCTCTTCCCCTCCGCGGCTCCGCCTCCACTCCTCCACGGCTCCACCATAATCTCCTTCTTCCCGGCCTCCTCCGATCCTCCTTGATAGTGACGACTCGCCTCCGGTCCTCCGCCTCCACTCACCCACAGAAATTAGGCATAATCTCCTTCTTATATAGAATATGAAATTGTAAGTTCTGGTTGAGCTCCTACACTTTGCATGGTTGTACTGGAAAAAAAATTTTGCCTTCGACCAAAGTTCAAGCCCACCCCATATTTAAATCCTTAATCCGCCATTAACCACAATTCGTTGCTTTCATTTTGGCTTTTGTTTTACCATGTAAATCAAATATCTTGCTACATTAACGTACAAGACTTTAGTACTCGTAATCAAGTAGAAGGTCAAGTTAATAGTCACGCGTTTCAAATTTCTTCTTCACTAAGATAGTCTAGATGTAGCTTCAAACCAATCATGATTTCAACTAATGGTGACCAATATATCTTAATTAGCACTACTACTCAATTAATATAATTTCTCATCCACCACAAATATAATCATGTATTTCCCAACAAACTATCTATAAATATACGGCAAGAATGGTGAAAGACCAAACGGTATTTGTATGCAAATATATAATCAGGTAATCTAAAATATACATTTTTCCTAAAATTTTATATGAAACATCTATAATCTTCATTCTTTTTGTCATATATCACATTTCCATCAAAGTACCACAACTCTTCAAAAAAGGTATGGCCGATACTAACGTAAGTTTGGTAGATCTGAGGTCTTATTTTTTAAAATTATGAGATTTCTCGTAAGTAGTATTACAGACCGATCAAAGTATAACCTCGAATGTAAATGCAAAACACCGTAACCGACAAATCCGCACATAAATAGACAACTCAATTCTACAACTCTAAAAAGAAAGGCAGAGTATAATTCATCTCAAAAAATCTAAAATAAATTCAAATAAAATAGAAAAATAGTAACTTGAAATTGAAAAACTGAAAAATGAATTAAGAAAAAAAATGTCTAAAAGGGCATTATTGTAAGGACAGAAATACCGACAGAGAATATAGATAGCAGTCTTGACCGACTAAGTCCCTCTCTCTCTTTTTTTTTTTTTTTTTTGGTACGAAAAGTCCCTCTCTCTCTCTGCCACTCTGTTTCTCTCGCACTCGCTTAAACACAAACAGACGCTTCCCTTTCCAAAACCAAACCAACAAACGTGGCTTTCCTCAGTTTCGCTTTACCTTCTTCACATTCCCCTCTTCCTTCTTCTACCCTTTCACTCTCTTCAACCCAGAACCCAAAATGTCAACCTTCACCTCCAAAAAACTGCTCCTTTGTCTCACCCTCTTCCTCTTCATCGCTCTCACTGCTGGAAACACTCACATTTCTCACACACTTCGAGGCAAAGGTACTTTCTTGAAGAGTTTCGCTTATGTTCTTGTTCATAGTGTAATTTTCTTAGTGTGTTTCGCTTATTTGTGTGTTTTGTTTTTGAATTTTGTTGGTTTGGTGCAGATGGTGGTGGTGGTGTTGAGAGAGGTGTGGTGGGATTGGACACAAGAAGGTCTCTTGTGGATGAGAATCTGCAGAACTCGTCTCTGATTCTGGCGGAGGAGAGGACTCGCAGGAGGGACCCTCTTGATGATTTTCACAAGTACACTGGTGGTTGGAATATCAGCAATGATCATTACTGGGCTGTGAGTTGTTGTAATCTTTGTATTGTTTTCATTTCTGGGTTGTTTTCTGCTTTTGGTTTTGTCATTTGGGTTTCACTTTGATTATGAATAATTGTGTAGAAAGATAAAAACTTGGACTTTACATGTGTAACTGAATTGTTGATTTGCTTTAGAGCTGTTGTGGATGTGTAGGACCAATTATGAACTGATGGACTTTGTTGGGTTTTGCTGATATTGTGTGGGGTCTTTTGTTTCTCATATCCTGCTTCTTTTTATGTTTGTGATTGAAATAAATGTGTTGAATTTGTTGTTGTTTTAATGGTGATGGTTAATTTGTGGTGTAGTCTGTTGCTTGGACTGCGGTTCCTTTCTTTGTTGTTGCTGGTCTGTGGTTCGTGATCTTTGGGCTGAGCTTGACGCTTATATGTTTCTGTTACTGCTGTTGCCCAAGAGAGCCTTACGGTTATTCTAGAACAGCCTATGCGCTCTCTCTCATATTGCTGATTTTCTTCACTGTCGCAGCAATGTAAGTTCTCTCTTGCTCTCTCTCATACTCAGGGGAGTAATGTCTGTGTTCATATGAACTGATGGTTTCTTTGAATGCTTTATGGTCATTCTAGTGTTGGATGCATTGTGCTGTACACTGGTCAGGCAAAATTCCACAGCAGTACAACAAAGACACTCAATTATGTTGTGAGTCAGGCAGATACAACTGTTGAGAACCTCCGGAATTTGTCAGGTTATCTTGGTGCAGCTAAGCGGATTGGAGTTGACTCTGTCTTTCTGCCATCAGATGTTCAGAGTAACATTGACACAACTATAACAAAACTCAACTCTGCTGCCACTAAACTCTCTAATACAACTGAAAAGAATTCGAAACGTATAGACGATGGACTTGATAGCATGTAAGTAAATCCTACAAGTTATTGTTCCGTGGACTTCGATCACAATGCCTTGGATAACATTTATGTTTTGCTATGTTTCACAGAAGACTGGCTCTCATTGTCATTGCTGCTGTTATGCTCTGTTTGGCTTTTATTGGATTTTGTAAGTACTTTTCTTTTCTTTTGATCAGAGGTAAAGATTTTGGAGATCGGACTATTAGCATCAAATCATTCTCTTTTCTTAATACTTGTTGCAGTATTCTCAGTTTTGGGGATGCAGGCTTGTGTATACTTGTAAGTGAATATCTTGAAACTTTTCTTTTTATTTCATCTCTTATATAATGCACCTTAAACATTTATCAAACAAACACTTGCAAACTTTATGCAGCTTGGTGATTTTTGGATGGATTCTTGTTGCGGGCACATTCATTTTGTGTGGTATATTTCTTCTCGCCCATAAGTAAGTAATAATTATGACTACATCTAATATTAGTTTACATATGTATTGGATTTTCATGTTGCCCTTTATTTTTAGATGTTAATTTCATCCTGTTAGATATAACTAAATGACTTCATTATGGTTTTAGATTCTCTATAGTCATCAGACCTATTAGATAAAATTCTGATACATAAATGATTCTGGGAGATAATATTATTCTGTTCTTCTTTTAACATGTTCTTTTAGAGGCGAATGTTATAGACTCCAACTAAGTATATTAGTACCTTCAAGTTTAGCTGCATAGATGCATCTTCATGCATATGTATCGTGTTTGAAGTTGGACATGCATAACTGTTGAAATCGGATAGGGCTTCATTTCCTTGCACATCTGTAAAGTGCAAACAAATTGAAGTATTCAAATTATTTGACAGTTGTTGAGTATGAAGAGATATTTATGTGTGGAAGCTGTACCTTATAAGTTCTCTCAGAGACTGTTGTAGATACTACCTCTCATTTGGATACACTGGATATAAAATTTCATCAAAGAGTTTTTATATAAACATATTAGGGGCTTATCAATTATGCTTTTAGCTCACTTAAATATGTCTCTTTTAAAGAGAGATAAAAAAAAAGAGGAGCATTTCAAGTCTTTCGAGTGTGTTTGGTTGGATAGAAAGGCTGCTCTTAGATATTCTGTCCACCTAGAAAACTGCACTAGATTCAAGGAAAATAACAAATTTGAAGTCATTTTTTTAAGCTGTTCCCTTCTGTACGTTCTTTAATAACTGTATCCAAGTTCATTTTTGCACTATAATTGCGTACAGTTGGGTTGTTGACGTTGGTACTAGAAAAGGAAGTAAACCTCTTTGAACTTTGAATGGATGAAATAACTTGTGGAACTCATGACTGTTCCATTTTCTCACCATCTAACTTGTTTTTGTTTGTGCGTAGTGTGGTTGCAGATGCATGTGTTTCCATGGATGAATGGGTTCAGCACCCCACTGCCCATACTGCTTTAGATGATGTACTCCCTTGTGTTGACAATGCTACTGCTCAAGAGACCTCATCACGCACCAAGGATGTAACCTACAAACTTTCGAGCATGGTAGACAAGGTCATCAACAATATCTCAAATCTTAACAATCCACCACCCCAACTTGGACCGATATATTTCAATCAGTCTGGCCCTCTATTACCTGCTCTTTGCAACCCATACAATGCTGATCTCACTGATCGAAAGTGTGCCCTTGGTGAGGTGGAGCTGCAGAATGCCACACAGGTACTGTTATTGAAGTATGCTTTATTCAGTATCTACAGGACTAGTAATGTTTATGTCAGCATCATAAGTAGTAACGTACTGAACTTTGTTTTGAGCAGGTGTGGAAGAGTTATGTGTGTGAGATTAATACGGCAGGCATCTGTATAACCCCTGGACGGTTGACTCCCATCTTTTATGACCAAATGGAAGCTGCAGTAAATGTGACTTATGGTTTGTATCGTTATGGTCCATTCTTGGTTGATCTGCAAGACTGTACGTTTGTCAGGGACACA encodes:
- the LOC101297283 gene encoding uncharacterized protein LOC101297283 — its product is MSTFTSKKLLLCLTLFLFIALTAGNTHISHTLRGKDGGGGVERGVVGLDTRRSLVDENLQNSSLILAEERTRRRDPLDDFHKYTGGWNISNDHYWASVAWTAVPFFVVAGLWFVIFGLSLTLICFCYCCCPREPYGYSRTAYALSLILLIFFTVAAIVGCIVLYTGQAKFHSSTTKTLNYVVSQADTTVENLRNLSGYLGAAKRIGVDSVFLPSDVQSNIDTTITKLNSAATKLSNTTEKNSKRIDDGLDSIRLALIVIAAVMLCLAFIGFLFSVLGMQACVYFLVIFGWILVAGTFILCGIFLLAHNVVADACVSMDEWVQHPTAHTALDDVLPCVDNATAQETSSRTKDVTYKLSSMVDKVINNISNLNNPPPQLGPIYFNQSGPLLPALCNPYNADLTDRKCALGEVELQNATQVWKSYVCEINTAGICITPGRLTPIFYDQMEAAVNVTYGLYRYGPFLVDLQDCTFVRDTFSNISSRNCPSLRKHSSWIYIGLVMVSAAVMLSLIFWVIYARERRHRVYTKQFMEGTGGFQVQDKGA